The genomic segment gggatctgttatctggaaaccaattatccagaaagccaaaaattacaagaaggccatctcccatcaaaacaattatttcctttttctataataataaaacagtacctgtactgcaTGATAAAGAACTCACCGAGGTGGCTTCCCTTCTagtcttctctttccttccatctGCATCTGAACCTTTACCAGATCAGTTGGACTGGCAAAAAACTGCCCAATTGCTCCAGCCGTCATCCCACCAACCACAGATTTCCTGCAAAGCGCAAAACAATATTGGTATATTACCCCAAATGCTGGTGCATGAAACTCAACATGCTTTATTTGCTACATTACTGAGTATCAAATGGGAGCAATGTAAAGCAAATCGGTGGCactaaaaggagaagaaaagcataaatcatggggggggggttgtgcaaaTTGTTAATTATGATTACCATAGGCCACCAGTCCTCCTGAGCAGAAAAATGCACTGGTCTGGAGTACTTCTAAGCACCATGGAGCCATCTTCTTTTTTTGacttactttttttattatttttttttttttttttttttttttttttaaagcagaaagtTTTTCCCCTCTCCTGTGAGTATGCCAGCCAGGGGCTGAAGAATAAGTGGAAGAAGAGGATCGCTCCGTAGAGCTTGCTGAAAAGTATCCTGGGCCAGTGTAGTTTTCGGTTGATAGTCCATCATCAACATTTGCCAGCCCCTATTGgtttaggctttccttctccagTTACATTTGTAGAAAATGCTTATTTGTTCtagatatttctgaaaatctagCATAAATGGTTAGGGTGAGATATTTGCTTCCCTATATTTTCTAGGAACAATGCCAATGGTTTCATTAGGGGCCCTGATCAAATGTTCGACCTTGAGCTAAATATCAGTGTAGTGACACAAAGCAATCTGACCGTGCTGATTTGCATCACTCTCTAACTTTACAGACAATAATATTAGCCCACAGATAAGAGAATACAGagtttattgctttttatattttactcaTCACTGGGAGAAAATATCTGCTGACAAGTATTTCATGCACTGACATTTGGACAGAGAAAGCCTCTGCCAGGCCAACCTTGATCTCATTTAACTGATATACAAACAAAGAATTCAAGGTTTGCATCTGGCAGGTAAATGCAGGTCACTTCCCTGATCTGTACCAGAGACAGAATGCTGAATGCTCTGATACCAATGTTGGCTTTTGGTAGGATTTTTGctgtattatttatatgtatcataacatttgttttcattgcccCTCCTATGGCGAAATGAAACAATTTCCCCtcttttagttgtcctttaaagaaggCTGCTATGCCATGTCAGGCTTTATAGATGCTAGATCACTGACCACAAACTCCCACTAACTGGGGAAAGCTGCACAGCATAGTGTACAAATGCCCAAATGCGTTTGGGTTGGTGTAGTGTCTTGGCCAAAGTTAGTTTATCACATGATTAGATGATCCCTTTCCAGCATCTTTTCATCACTTTTATTCAGAAAGTTTAAACAATGAAACAATACGTTTCCAGTATCTTCAGTTTCTGTACTGGTTTTTCCATATAACATAATACTTCACAGGCACAGCTTCTATAGCGTAAGGTTGCTGCCCAGTAAAACCGTTTAGGCCCGAGTACTTACCACAAAGGAAAGGTGTCACCATCCCCTTTTCCAAGCACCGAATCCCGAATGTGCTCGTAGGCAACCATGCGCACTCCGGAGTAAACTGAAATACAGTTTAATACTAACTTTAGGGTTTGCTTTATTAAAGGCTCCTTACTGGAAAGCTCCAGCTGGTGTTGAAAGCCAATTCTTTTTGTAAATAGATACCATGCTCCTTACCTATCATTTGAAGGATTTCACTGTCAGCATTGCCCATCAACTTTACTCTATCTTTTCTATGTTTCAAGCCCCCCAAAGCAGCAGCAAGGACAGATTTTTGCCACTCCTGAGGATCGCTGTGCACCGCTATGAAAGAAAAGTGCCCAGCCACAGAGCCTAGTAGAGTGTGTTTATGGCCAATAGTCAATCAAGCAGGGAGATTCATAGGGAAGTGATCCATGGCAGGTAGTGGCTGTTTAATAGTCCTGTAGGAGTGCCACATTGCCACCTTCCTTCACTTCTTGGATCCCTGAATGGCCTGGCTGGGAATACATACCCAGTATAGGAAATAGCAAGCTTTTAGTTTCAAAGTCTGTTTTTTTTACTCTAATGTGCAGGCACACATCAGAAGCGAGGAGTCACTGGGAGTATCCAGGCCAGTACAGCAAACAGGAGCCCTCGCCCAGAGACTAAGTGACTGCCTAAAATTGTGACATCCCCTAGTGActatgccttttcttctcctttaaagggaatttATCCTGAGGTAGAGGCAGGCAGGTAGCCCTGCTGCTCCTTAGCCTGCATGTTTGAATGACACAAAAGCTAGGGGGCAATGAAGGGAATGCCCACGTGCCACATATCTCCCTCTCCAGCGTTGCTGAATACATGCAACATTTACATGGGAGGCAACAAACAATTCCCTGTATGCCAATCTAGGAACACAAACACTATTCAGTTCTACTCTGAGGAACCCCAGCACTTTCGGCAGAATTTGAGCTGAACGGAAACCAAATGCTAAAAGTGATCATCTTCTTTAGATCTGAGCTTCAAGTACAAAAATTACAGTTTCATTACATCCCCTACAGATGAGTATACACACTGCAATAGAACCCCACCACCTATAAAAGTTGCCCAGGGTTACCCTACCCAGTCCAGACTGACCCCGTGAGTGCAACCAACACAAAGTAAATGCCAATCTTATACACAGAAAGCAATGTACCAATGTGCCGATAGACGGCTGGAGTGGCTCCTTGCCAAAGTTTTAGCAAGCCTTCTTCCTGAACGATGCCCGTCGCCGTTCGCACCATCCCCCTGTACGGTACCGCTGATCCGACCTCTCCATGCCGCTTTAATGCTGCCTCCCCCTGAATCTGTAGGCGGGTTTTGGTAAGATCCAGTGGGAATGTCACTGATAAAAGAAAATTTATTGCAATCATATAACAGCACAGAACACTGGGCACAATCTATAACATAGAATACAGGTAACTGTTTATCATCTCCTACTGTAAAATTCTGTTTGTATGTGATCTCAATTTGCCTAGTTTCCCACAGGGAGTTGCCGGCAGTAGCACCAATTCCGCAGGGGCAACTGATCTCCCCATGACCATTATAAGGCAAATAATACCACTATCAACTAAGCAGGCACTTTATACAAAGTCTAATAATGCATTAACATGAAGCCGTTTGTCCTCCTCCCAAGCACAAAAGCAAAAACCCTAACTCATCTTCACTAGGTGGGCACCAGTGTGTGAGGGCAGAGTGCTGAGTGACATTGTTGTACTTAacgtattgtacaggtatgggatcccttatccggaaacccattatccacaaagctctgaattacggaaagcccgtctcccatagactccatttgaatcaaataattcagaattttaaaactgattacctttttctctgtagtaataacataaatataataatataaataatccttattggatgcaaaacaatcctattgggttcagttaaaggaaaaagatagtcaaagtcacttgggggtgccaaaatgttaggcacccccaagtgactttgaccacctaccttttaccccgggctggtgcccctgtgaggagggaacagcaccagcccggggtagctgccggcgcttcctgattcgctgcgtgcgcatgcgcagtagagtgaaaagccgaacttaaacaataaagtcggcttttcactctactgcgcatgcgcccaccgctggcatttcagctacGGAAGCAGGAAGCGATctgctccaggtgccccgggctggtgctgttttctcctaacaggggcaccagcccggggtacgaggtaagcggttaaagtcacttgggggtgcctaacattttggcacgcccaagtgattttgcctttcgttttcctttaatgttttattggtcttttagtagacttacggtatggagatctaaattacggaaagaccccttatccagaatacccttggtcctgaggattctggataacaggtcctatacctgtactgccattCTCGCACACGCAGAGCCACTAACCCTCAATATCCTCAGCACAAGTATTCTGCCTGACACAGCCACCCATAGGAACCCTATTCATATGCACCCATTCTAAGCAAAGACTAAACACTCATTTTTGATCACATGACAGAGTCTATCAGCCCTTGGGACAATGGGCATAAAGTCTATACTAGTGACACTGCCATTGGCAATGATTTACACATGGCGCACTGTCAACGGAACTGAGGACTATGGACTGGTAGGGAAGCCTCCGAGCCCCACTCACTGTACCTAGCTCGGCGACCGACGCGGCACAGGCAGACAGAATGAATTTTGAGGTCCGGGGCCAGCCCTCAGGAAACCCTCCGTGGCCTCTCTCCGCAGGCATTGCCCGGACACCCGAACACTGCGCCGCACCGGCAGCTTCTGGCTACAACTGTGTGCGTGACGTCAATTCTCCGCGGCCCGGCCCCGGCGCATTCTGGGAATTAGCCGCCATATGTAATGGGGCATTACACTTGGTTTGGAACTTGTACCTGTCTGTACTTTGACAGCTTTGTTCTTTGAGGAAAATTCTCGGGTTCTCTACTTAAAACGTTCGTTGTAATAGATTTTAAATAATGGACGAGCACCTGGGACAGCATAATCATAATTATGATTTTAAAAAGCAGAAATggtgacttttaaactcataattatgactttaaaaagtcataattttgagttttaacagcaggttttgttaaaaaaaaaaaaaatcataatttcggGTTTTTAAATTATGAGAAGTAGTAATTTCGGCTTTTTGATGTCACCactatgagtttaaaagtcattaTTATGAGTTTAAATTTTGAGTCAtaattcattacacattttagtATTTAATGTGTTCATAAAGGTAAAGTCACAGCTCTACCTCATA from the Xenopus tropicalis strain Nigerian chromosome 5, UCB_Xtro_10.0, whole genome shotgun sequence genome contains:
- the slc25a27 gene encoding mitochondrial uncoupling protein 4, coding for MPAERGHGGFPEGWPRTSKFILSACAASVAELVTFPLDLTKTRLQIQGEAALKRHGEVGSAVPYRGMVRTATGIVQEEGLLKLWQGATPAVYRHIVYSGVRMVAYEHIRDSVLGKGDGDTFPLWKSVVGGMTAGAIGQFFASPTDLVKVQMQMEGKRRLEGKPPRVRGVYHAFVTIVSKGGIRGLWAGWVPNVQRAALVNMGDLTTYDMVKHFLLRNTPIKDNSLCHTISSICSGVVAATLGTPADVIKTRIMNQPRDKHGRGLLYKSSTDCLIQAIRGEGFMSLYKGFMPTWMRMAPWSLVFWLTYEQIRRLGGVSSF